The genomic stretch ATGCCTTTACTCCATCGTAAACGGAAACGGACAGTTCTTTCATTGCTGAGGTAATAACAGTATTGGATTCATAGCTCTGGTCAACGTCAACGCCGATAACCTTTGTGCCTTTTTCTTCAGCAGCAGCCATAACGGAGTTACCAACTGCGCCTCCGCATCCAAAGATCACTTCGGTTCCGTTCTGGTACCAGGAAGCAGCCATTGACTGAGCTTCCGGTGTAGCGGCAAATGCTCCTGTGTAGTTGTACATGATTTCTATGTTGTCGATTCCCAATTCCTTAGCTGCAACGTCAGCACCTTCTGCAAATCCGTAGCCGTAACGGATAACTGCAGGAACTGCCATACCGCCTAAGAAGCCAAGCTTTGTATGGCCGTCTTTCACTGCTGCATAGCCTGCTAAGAATCCAGGCTCGTCTTCCTGGAAGAGGATCGGCATTACATTAGCCTCTGTTCTGAATTCTGAATAATCACCATTGTGAGGTTCGCCATCCAGAAGGATGAAATGAACATCTTTGTGCTGATCCTGGGCAAGGAATACAGGCTCTTCAAATAAGAATCCGGGGCAAACAACTAACTTGGCGCCGCCTTCGATGGCAAGGCCGATGGTCTCAAGATAGGAATCAGTGGTACCTTCCTGGGGCTGGTAGTACTTGTAGGAAATATTGTTTTCCTCCGCATACTTCTTCATGCCTTCCCAAGCGCCCTGGTTAAAGGACTTATCATCAATGGTTCCTAGGTCTGTAACCAATGCAAGCTCATACCCGTTGTCAGATTTTTCTGAAGCTGCGGCTGTTGTCTCTGCCGTTTTTTCAGCAGCAGTTGTGGTTTCCGGTGCAGCTGTGGTAGCGCCGCCTTGATTGGAAGATCCACATCCACTTAATGCTGCAGTCATCATGACTGCCATTGCTAATGCTAATGCTCTCTTTTTCATAATCTTTTTTTTCCTCCTGTTTTTGATTAATTTTCAGAGATACCACTAATGTATCACATTTTCGTTCTGGAAACAATCTCATTTGGTGTTATTTTACAGAAAAAATCAAAAAACAATCGAGCATTTTATGGAATATATTCCTAAACCTTTTACTATGGACGGATATTCTCTGATTTTACTTGTTATTTAAAAGAAAAATGATAGAATGTTTAAAGAATTGAAAAGGAGGATTTTTATGAAAAAGACAAATTTACTGGAAGAACCGGTGAAGAAGTTATTTTTAAGGTATCTGATGCCATCCATCAGTGCCACTCTGGTTACTTCTCTATATATATTGGCGGACACTCTGATGATCGGACGGGGAGTAGGAGCCATCGGCATTGCTGCCTTAAACCTTCTTCTGCCCTTATATAGTCTGTTTTTCGGAACCGGCATGCTGTTTGGCGTAGGCGGAGGCGTGCTTTTGTCTATTTCCAAGGGAAAAGGAGATGAGCATGGGGCCAGGGAATATTTTACGGCTGCACTCTGCTTGGCGGCAGCTGCCGGTGTGGTCTATGTGGCGGCTGGGCAACTGCTGTTTGATCCTGTGACAAAGTTTCTGGGGAGAAACGAAACCATGGACCTTTATGTCAGGGAATACGGAAGGATACTGGTATGGGGGGCGCCCGTATTCCTTCTTTCTTCTTTCCTGCAGGCCTTTGTCAGAAATGACAGAGCTCCTAAAATGGCCATGATTGCCGTGATCTCCGGCGGTGTCACCAATGTGATCCTGGATTATGTTTTCATCTTTCCTATGAAGATGGGAATGGCAGGAGCGGCGGCTGCCACTGTGATCGGCTCCTGCCTGACCCTTGGCATCCTGCTTACCCATTTATTTTCCAAGGGAAGTTCCTTAAGAATTGTCCTTGGCTTCAAATGGAGAAAAGCAGGGGAAATCGTGGTAAACGGCCTTTCCAGCTTCTTATTAGAAACATGCAGCGGAATCGTCATGTTTTTATTTAACCGCCAGCTTTTGGCTTACGTTGGTGATCTTGGAGTGGTGGTGTACGGCATCATATCCAACAGTGCTTTGATCGTTGCTTCTATTAATAATGGTATCTCACAGGCCTCCCAACCCATTCTGGCCATGAATTACGGGGCAGGAAAAATGGAGAGGTTAAAGGAAACACGCCGAATGGGAGAACTGGCCGTATGCGTTGCCGGAGCGCTGTTTGTGGGAGTGGGTATGCTTTTCCCGGTTATGGTAACAGAAGCCTTTGTAAAGCCTGCAGATGAGATTTTAGCCATGTCGGTTCCCGCTGTCAGGATTTACTTCCTGTCATTTCTTCCCATGGGATTTAATATTTTGTTCAGCACCTGGTTCCAGTCGGTATTAAGGCCGGGAAAGGCCTTGTTCATCTGCCTGATGCGGGGACTTGTCTTAAGCAGCGTTCTTGTATTTCATCTTCCAATGGCATTTGGGGTAAACGGGATCTGGTCCGTCATGCCGGCGGCAGAATTTTTGACGCTGGGGATCTGCCTGGTATTGCTGAAAGAAAAAAGACCTGTTTTGTCTGAAAATTCTTAAATTTGTTTTGTGAAATTTTGGGGGTAAAACATGGATTCCCAGGTATAAAATTCGCATATGCGAACTAAAATCGCATATCGGAAAATGACTGAATATGGAAGTACTTTCATGGTAATTGTATCGAAAAAAGAGCTAATTTTTGGGAATAATTAAAGAAACCCCCTTTACTAGCGTATGAATTATGCTATAATATTTGCAGGGCTTTTTTGCAAATGTATCCGGCAGAAAAGCTGGACAACCAACACAATTTGAGGAGGAAATTTACTTATGGCAAGAAAATGGGTTTATTTGTTTACCGAAGGTAATACAAGCATGAAAAACCTGTTAGGAGGAAAAGGCGCCAACTTGGCAGAGATGACAAACTTAGGCCTTCCGGTTCCCCAGGGATTTACCATAACAACAGAGGCTTGTACTCAGTATTATGATGACGGCGAGAAGATTAACGATGAGATCATGGACCAGATCATGGAACACATCACTAAGATGGAAGAGATCACCGGAAAGAAGTTCGGCGATAAGGAAAATCCTCTTCTGGTTTCTGTTCGTTCCGGTGCAAGAGCATCCATGCCAGGTATGATGGACACCATCTTAAACCTTGGTTTGAATGAAGAAGTAGTGGAAGTTCTGGCAGCAAAATCCGGTAATCCCCGTTGGGCATGGGATTGTTACCGCAGATTTATCCAGATGTTCTCCGACGTCGTTATGGAAGTGGGCAAAAAGTTCTTTGAAGAGCTCATCGATAAGATGAAGGAAGAAAAAGGAATCACAGAGGACGTAGATTTAACAGCTGAGGATTTAAAGGAACTTGCAAGACAGTTCAAGGCTGAGTATAAGGAAAAAATCGGTGCTGATTTCCCGGCAGATCCAAAGCTACAGCTGATGGAAGCGATCAAGGCTGTTTTCCGTTCCTGGAACAACCCGAGAGCAAACGTTTACCGCCGCGACAACGATATCCCATATTCCTGGGGTACTGCTGTTAACGTTCAGATGATGGCGTTCGGAAACATGGGCGAGACCTCCGGTACCGGTGTTGCATTTACCCGTGACCCAGCAACCGGTGAACGGCACCTTATGGGTGAGTTCTTAATGAACGCACAGGGTGAGGACGTAGTTGCCGGTATCCGTACACCGCAGAAGATTGACCAGTTGAAGGAAGTTATGCCGGAAGCCTATGAGCAGTTCGTTGGAATCTGCAATAAGCTGGAAGATCACTACAGAGATATGCAGGATATGGAATTTACCATTGAAGATAGAACCCTTTACATGCTTCAGACCCGTAACGGCAAGAGAACAGCTAAGGCAGCTTTAAAGATTGCTTGTGATCTGGTTGATGAAGGCATGATTACAGAGGAAAAGGCAGTTAAGATGATCGATCCAAGAAACTTGGATACCTTACTCCATCCTCAGTTTGATACAGATGCATTAAAGAAGACAGAACCGATCGGAAAGGCTCTGGCAGCATCTCCGGGAGCTGCATGCGGTAAGATCGTATTTACAGCTGACGATGCAAAAGCATGGCATGAAAGAGGCGAGAAGGTTGTTCTGGTTCGTCTTGAGACCTCTCCGGAAGATATTGAAGGAATGAAGGCCGCTCAGGGTATCTTAACCGTACGCGGTGGTATGACTTCTCATGCAGCAGTTGTAGCACGTGGAATGGGTACATGCTGTGTATCCGGCTGTTCCGAAATCATTATGGATGAAGAGAACAAGAAATTCGTCCTGTCAGGCAAGGAATATCATGAAGGAGACTTCTTATCCCTTGATGGATCTACCGGAAAGATCTATGACGGAATCATTCCTACAGTAGATGCAGCCATTATCGGTGAATTCGGAAGAATCATGGCATGGGCAGACAAGTACAGAAGGCTGAAAGTAAGAACCAATGCTGATACACCAGCTGATGCAAGAAAAGCAAGAGAACTGGGCGCAGAAGGAATCGGCCTTTGCCGTACCGAGCATATGTTCTTTGAAGGAGACAGAATCGACGCATTCCGCGAGATGATCTGCTCCGATACCGTTGAGGAAAGAGAAGCAGCTCTTGAAAAGATCCTTCCTGTACAGCAGGATGACTTTGAAAAGCTTTACGAAGCATTGGAAGGCAATCCTGTTACCATCCGTTTCTTAGATCCACCTCTGCATGAGTTCGTTCCAACAGAGGAAGATGACATTAAGAAACTGGCTGATACCCAGGGCAAGACTGTTGCTCAGATCAAGAGCATCATCGATTCCTTACACGAGTTCAACCCAATGATGGGACATCGTGGATGCCGTCTGACCGTTACCTATCCTGAGATCGCAAAAATGCAGACAAAGGCAGTGATCCGTGCAGCCATCAACGTTCAGAAGGCACATTCTGACTGGAACGTTTGCCCGGAAATCATGATTCCGCTGATCTGTGATGAGAAGGAATTAAAGTTTGTTAAGAAGATCGTAGTTGAAACTGCTGACGCAGAGATCGCCGCAGCAGGAAGCAACTTAAAATATGAAGTAGGTACCATGATCGAGATCCCAAGAGCATGCCTGACCGCTGATGACATTGCCAAAGAGGCTGAATTCTTCTGCTTCGGAACCAATGACTTAACTCAGATGACCTATGGCTTCTCCCGTGACGATGCAGGCAAGTTCTTAAATGCTTACTATGACACCAAGATCTTCGAGAATGACCCATTTGCAAAACTGGATCAGACCGGTGTAGGCAAGCTTATGGAAACAGCAATCAAGTTAGGCAAGGGCGTTCGTCCGGAGATGCATGTTGGTATCTGCGGCGAGCACGGCGGAGATCCTTCTTCCGTAGAGTTCTGCCATAAGATTGGTCTGGATTATGTATCCTGTTCTCCATTCCGTGTGCCGATTGCTAAACTGGCAGCAGCACAGGCAGCACTTAACAATTAAAGAAAACAACTATATAGGATAGTCAAAGGGGGTCGTGGTATCGGCAGTTTCGTACACGGCCCCTTTTGATGTTTAAAATACTATAAAGAGTGCAACATATCAGAAAAGCTGCTCAATCTGGCCATACGGTATAGATCTTGCAGCTTTTTTGATGTTCTTATATAATTGACAGTTGATATGCCTATGATTCCAGATCAGATTTCAGAAGTTCATTATACTTCTCAATAATCCGGTAAAAGGCGTCTAAGTCTGACTCACCGCACTGTTCGATCAGATAGGAGGTGGTCTGTGTGATGTCTGCTACATCGTAAGCTTTGTGAACCGAGGAAAGTCTCTGACCCTTTTCTGTCACGTATAAGCATACGGATTTTTCATTATTCTCCTTGTAGCGTTTTTCTATATATCCGGAGTCGACTAGCTTCTTGATGACCTGGGAAATGGCACTTTTGCTTTTGTGCCATATCTTTGACAGCTCAGTGGCGGTAATCCCGGGGGAGTCGTCAATGTAGGTAAGGGTGTGTATCTCCATCATGTTA from Lacrimispora sphenoides JCM 1415 encodes the following:
- a CDS encoding MarR family winged helix-turn-helix transcriptional regulator, which gives rise to MSHISDINSAYQKLNARADTLYEFVILYHNYIYAHHTYENENFNMMEIHTLTYIDDSPGITATELSKIWHKSKSAISQVIKKLVDSGYIEKRYKENNEKSVCLYVTEKGQRLSSVHKAYDVADITQTTSYLIEQCGESDLDAFYRIIEKYNELLKSDLES
- the ppdK gene encoding pyruvate, phosphate dikinase — protein: MARKWVYLFTEGNTSMKNLLGGKGANLAEMTNLGLPVPQGFTITTEACTQYYDDGEKINDEIMDQIMEHITKMEEITGKKFGDKENPLLVSVRSGARASMPGMMDTILNLGLNEEVVEVLAAKSGNPRWAWDCYRRFIQMFSDVVMEVGKKFFEELIDKMKEEKGITEDVDLTAEDLKELARQFKAEYKEKIGADFPADPKLQLMEAIKAVFRSWNNPRANVYRRDNDIPYSWGTAVNVQMMAFGNMGETSGTGVAFTRDPATGERHLMGEFLMNAQGEDVVAGIRTPQKIDQLKEVMPEAYEQFVGICNKLEDHYRDMQDMEFTIEDRTLYMLQTRNGKRTAKAALKIACDLVDEGMITEEKAVKMIDPRNLDTLLHPQFDTDALKKTEPIGKALAASPGAACGKIVFTADDAKAWHERGEKVVLVRLETSPEDIEGMKAAQGILTVRGGMTSHAAVVARGMGTCCVSGCSEIIMDEENKKFVLSGKEYHEGDFLSLDGSTGKIYDGIIPTVDAAIIGEFGRIMAWADKYRRLKVRTNADTPADARKARELGAEGIGLCRTEHMFFEGDRIDAFREMICSDTVEEREAALEKILPVQQDDFEKLYEALEGNPVTIRFLDPPLHEFVPTEEDDIKKLADTQGKTVAQIKSIIDSLHEFNPMMGHRGCRLTVTYPEIAKMQTKAVIRAAINVQKAHSDWNVCPEIMIPLICDEKELKFVKKIVVETADAEIAAAGSNLKYEVGTMIEIPRACLTADDIAKEAEFFCFGTNDLTQMTYGFSRDDAGKFLNAYYDTKIFENDPFAKLDQTGVGKLMETAIKLGKGVRPEMHVGICGEHGGDPSSVEFCHKIGLDYVSCSPFRVPIAKLAAAQAALNN
- a CDS encoding BMP family lipoprotein translates to MKKRALALAMAVMMTAALSGCGSSNQGGATTAAPETTTAAEKTAETTAAASEKSDNGYELALVTDLGTIDDKSFNQGAWEGMKKYAEENNISYKYYQPQEGTTDSYLETIGLAIEGGAKLVVCPGFLFEEPVFLAQDQHKDVHFILLDGEPHNGDYSEFRTEANVMPILFQEDEPGFLAGYAAVKDGHTKLGFLGGMAVPAVIRYGYGFAEGADVAAKELGIDNIEIMYNYTGAFAATPEAQSMAASWYQNGTEVIFGCGGAVGNSVMAAAEEKGTKVIGVDVDQSYESNTVITSAMKELSVSVYDGVKAFYDNSFPGGKTSIFSAKNNGIGLPMETSKFTKFTQQDYDAIFTQLKEGKIELVQPSQDNNNPTVDLKLEKTKINFVE
- a CDS encoding MATE family efflux transporter; its protein translation is MKKTNLLEEPVKKLFLRYLMPSISATLVTSLYILADTLMIGRGVGAIGIAALNLLLPLYSLFFGTGMLFGVGGGVLLSISKGKGDEHGAREYFTAALCLAAAAGVVYVAAGQLLFDPVTKFLGRNETMDLYVREYGRILVWGAPVFLLSSFLQAFVRNDRAPKMAMIAVISGGVTNVILDYVFIFPMKMGMAGAAAATVIGSCLTLGILLTHLFSKGSSLRIVLGFKWRKAGEIVVNGLSSFLLETCSGIVMFLFNRQLLAYVGDLGVVVYGIISNSALIVASINNGISQASQPILAMNYGAGKMERLKETRRMGELAVCVAGALFVGVGMLFPVMVTEAFVKPADEILAMSVPAVRIYFLSFLPMGFNILFSTWFQSVLRPGKALFICLMRGLVLSSVLVFHLPMAFGVNGIWSVMPAAEFLTLGICLVLLKEKRPVLSENS